A genomic segment from Nicotiana tabacum cultivar K326 chromosome 7, ASM71507v2, whole genome shotgun sequence encodes:
- the LOC107787007 gene encoding uncharacterized protein LOC107787007 has protein sequence MSSFNPLTSILNQNKLEGPNYVDWKRNLDIVLTAEGYKFVITKECLEKPENVVDDQVKAYDKWVKADEMTRCYIFAAMVNILQHQHQSMGSAYDMLESLKEMLGEKNRAAKQTAKQEESSSV, from the coding sequence ATGTCTTCATTCAACCCACTCACCTCAATTTTGAACCAAAACAAGTTAGAAGGACCGAATTATGTTGACTGGAAAAGGAACCTTGATATTGTCCTAACTGCTGAAGGTTATAAATTTGTAATCACTAAGGAGTGCCTAGAAAAACCTGAAAATGTTGTTGATGATCAGGTTAAGGCTTATGACAAATGGGTTAAGGCTGATGAGATGACGCGATGTTACATTTTTGCCGCTATGGTGAATATTTTGCAACATCAACATCAGTCTATGGGGTCTGCTTATGATATGCTCGAAAGTCTCAAAGAGATGTTAGGTGAGAAAAATCGTGCAGCTAAGCAGACAGCTAAGCAAGAGGAGTCTTCTAGTGTCTGA
- the LOC107787009 gene encoding UDP-galactose/UDP-glucose transporter 4-like isoform X2, which yields MDSFLVNAPAVIFKSNPDMTQMKMLFCSIGFQLLILDIIAMRELKPTWISCAQHPYVYGVLVLEACATFTGQLSVLSVIAFLGAATTAMHPYVYGVLVLEACATFTGQLSVLSVIAFLGAATTAMPLTKQHCCGFLLMCMGIIMKMLRDNKPLPPRASENFTSLSN from the exons ATGGATTCCTTTTTGGTGAATGCGCCAGCTGTCATCTTCAAGTCAAATCCTGACATGACACAG ATGAAGATGCTCTTTTGCTCAATCGGCTTTCAGTTGTTGATCCTGGATATTATTGCAATGCGAGAGCTAAAGCCAACATGGATTTCATGTGCTCAA CATCCCTATGTTTACGGAGTCTTAGTGCTTGAAGCCTGCGCTACTTTCACGGGGCAACTGTCTGTCCTTTCTGTCATAGCATTTCTTGGTGCTGCTACCACTGCAATG CATCCCTATGTTTACGGAGTCTTAGTGCTTGAAGCCTGCGCTACTTTCACGGGGCAACTGTCTGTCCTTTCTGTCATAGCATTTCTTGGTGCTGCTACCACTGCAATG CCTTTGACCAAACAACATTGTTGTGGATTTCTGTTGATGTGTATGGGTATTATAATGAAGATGTTGCGGGACAACAAACCTCTACCGCCTAGGGCCTCAGAAAACTTCACCTCTTTGTCAAACTGA
- the LOC107787009 gene encoding UDP-galactose/UDP-glucose transporter 4-like isoform X1, with the protein MDSFLVNAPAVIFKSNPDMTQMKMLFCSIGFQLLILDIIAMRELKPTWISCAQHPYVYGVLVLEACATFTGQLSVLSVIAFLGAATTAMMKMLFCSIGFQLLILDIIAMRELKPTWISCAQHPYVYGVLVLEACATFTGQLSVLSVIAFLGAATTAMPLTKQHCCGFLLMCMGIIMKMLRDNKPLPPRASENFTSLSN; encoded by the exons ATGGATTCCTTTTTGGTGAATGCGCCAGCTGTCATCTTCAAGTCAAATCCTGACATGACACAG ATGAAGATGCTCTTTTGCTCAATCGGCTTTCAGTTGTTGATCCTGGATATTATTGCAATGCGAGAGCTAAAGCCAACATGGATTTCATGTGCTCAA CATCCCTATGTTTACGGAGTCTTAGTGCTTGAAGCCTGCGCTACTTTCACGGGGCAACTGTCTGTCCTTTCTGTCATAGCATTTCTTGGTGCTGCTACCACTGCAATG ATGAAGATGCTCTTTTGCTCAATCGGCTTTCAGTTGTTGATCCTGGATATTATTGCAATGCGAGAGCTAAAGCCAACATGGATTTCATGTGCTCAA CATCCCTATGTTTACGGAGTCTTAGTGCTTGAAGCCTGCGCTACTTTCACGGGGCAACTGTCTGTCCTTTCTGTCATAGCATTTCTTGGTGCTGCTACCACTGCAATG CCTTTGACCAAACAACATTGTTGTGGATTTCTGTTGATGTGTATGGGTATTATAATGAAGATGTTGCGGGACAACAAACCTCTACCGCCTAGGGCCTCAGAAAACTTCACCTCTTTGTCAAACTGA